The Tenacibaculum jejuense genome includes a window with the following:
- the pafA gene encoding alkaline phosphatase PafA produces MNYRIKLIVITLSIILLGCNQKDTQKDNSIKKSKLVVGIIVDQMRYDYLTRFDSKYGEGGFKRLIKDGFSLENAHFNYIPTYTAVGHTSVYTGTTPNNHGIIGNNWYDKFEKKSIYCVDDKRYKTIGNDGDGGKKSPYRMLTTTVTDQLRLAQNMQGKTIGIGIKDRSAILPAGHTANAAYWFDGGSKGQWITSSFYMNELPKWVTDFNTSGKADEYLKQPWETLYDINTYTESIIDDNNFEKTFKGEERPVFPHDIPNLRSKNNNYSIIKAIPAGNSLTTDFAKAAIIGEELGQGKHTDFLAVSYSSTDYVGHQFGVDSKEIQDTYLRFDKELESLLIFLDEKVGKNNYTLFLTADHAAVQVPNYLKSVKIPANYLSGKKLLDYVNEITKKYFKSDDFIENISNFQIFLNKENIEKKKLTVNQVAQVISDNVINFNGIYKSITANTLQNAQFNNGILNHLQNGYNQKFSGDVLLIPNPSTIIYPKKGSTHGSGYSYDTHVPILFYGNGISNGSSKEYYEVIDIAPTISNLLKIEFPNGATGKIIHDVLK; encoded by the coding sequence ATGAATTATAGGATAAAACTTATTGTAATAACTCTATCTATTATTCTTCTGGGATGTAATCAAAAGGATACGCAAAAAGATAATTCTATTAAGAAATCTAAGTTAGTAGTAGGAATTATCGTAGATCAAATGCGATATGATTATCTAACTAGATTCGATAGTAAATATGGAGAGGGTGGATTTAAACGATTAATTAAGGATGGATTTTCTTTAGAGAATGCTCATTTTAATTATATCCCAACATATACGGCAGTAGGCCATACTTCTGTTTACACCGGAACTACACCTAATAACCACGGAATTATTGGTAATAATTGGTATGATAAATTCGAAAAAAAATCAATTTATTGTGTTGATGATAAGAGATATAAAACTATTGGTAACGATGGTGATGGCGGAAAGAAATCTCCTTACAGAATGTTAACTACAACTGTTACCGATCAATTACGATTGGCTCAAAATATGCAGGGTAAAACTATAGGAATTGGTATTAAAGATCGTTCTGCTATTTTACCTGCTGGACATACTGCTAATGCAGCATATTGGTTTGATGGTGGTAGTAAAGGACAATGGATTACCTCTTCATTTTACATGAACGAATTACCAAAATGGGTTACTGATTTTAATACTTCTGGTAAAGCTGATGAATACTTAAAACAACCTTGGGAAACTCTTTATGATATTAATACTTACACTGAAAGTATTATTGACGATAATAATTTTGAAAAAACTTTTAAAGGAGAAGAGCGTCCTGTTTTTCCTCATGATATTCCGAACTTAAGAAGTAAGAATAACAATTATAGTATTATTAAAGCTATACCTGCTGGAAATTCTTTAACCACAGACTTTGCTAAAGCTGCTATTATTGGAGAAGAATTAGGACAAGGTAAACATACCGATTTTTTAGCTGTAAGTTACTCGTCTACAGATTATGTAGGACATCAATTTGGAGTAGATTCTAAAGAGATTCAAGATACTTATCTTAGATTTGATAAAGAACTAGAGAGTTTACTAATATTTTTAGATGAAAAGGTTGGTAAAAATAATTATACTCTTTTCTTAACTGCTGACCATGCTGCTGTTCAAGTTCCGAATTATTTGAAATCAGTAAAAATTCCTGCAAATTACTTAAGTGGAAAAAAACTTTTAGACTATGTAAATGAAATTACCAAGAAATATTTTAAGTCAGATGACTTCATTGAAAATATTTCTAATTTTCAAATATTCCTAAATAAAGAAAACATTGAAAAGAAAAAATTGACTGTGAATCAAGTTGCACAAGTGATTAGTGATAACGTTATTAATTTCAATGGCATTTATAAGTCAATAACTGCTAACACTTTACAAAACGCACAATTTAACAATGGTATTTTAAACCATTTACAAAATGGTTACAATCAAAAATTTTCTGGTGATGTATTATTAATCCCTAATCCATCAACAATTATATATCCTAAGAAAGGATCAACTCATGGATCAGGTTATTCTTATGATACCCATGTTCCAATACTATTTTATGGCAATGGAATATCTAATGGAAGCTCTAAAGAATATTATGAAGTTATTGATATAGCTCCTACGATTTCTAATTTATTAAAAATTGAATTTCCTAACGGAGCCACAGGAAAAATAATTCATGATGTATTAAAATAA
- the ctlX gene encoding citrulline utilization hydrolase CtlX: MKQTTNTILMIRPIGFRMNEQTAVNNYYQKVLDNVLPATVNAKAQEEFDNYVEKLRSYGVNVIVVSDTKDSDTPDSIFPNNWISFHQDGTVALYPMFAENRRLERREDILDTLEENGFVIENVIDYTSAEEEQVFLEGTGSLLLDRVNKKAYCALSPRADEELFIEFCEDFEYTPVVFTANQTVNNERKAIYHTNVMMCLAETFAVICLASIDDKKERKNVVKHLKEDGKEVIDITEAQVNNFAGNMLQVRGKDEERFLVMSQAAYDCLTKDQINKIEKHCKIISSSLDVIEGCGGGSARCMMAEVFLPKQ; encoded by the coding sequence ATGAAACAAACTACCAATACGATTCTAATGATTCGTCCTATTGGTTTTAGGATGAATGAACAAACAGCTGTAAATAACTACTATCAAAAAGTTTTAGATAATGTTTTACCGGCTACAGTTAACGCAAAAGCCCAAGAAGAATTTGATAATTACGTAGAGAAACTAAGGAGTTATGGAGTAAATGTAATTGTAGTTTCTGACACAAAAGATTCAGATACACCTGATTCTATATTTCCAAACAATTGGATTTCATTTCATCAGGATGGAACAGTAGCTTTATATCCTATGTTTGCTGAAAATAGAAGATTAGAGCGAAGAGAAGATATTTTAGATACTTTAGAAGAAAACGGTTTTGTTATTGAGAACGTGATTGATTATACTTCTGCTGAAGAAGAGCAGGTTTTTTTAGAAGGAACAGGAAGTTTATTGTTAGATAGAGTAAATAAAAAAGCATATTGTGCTTTATCCCCTAGAGCAGATGAAGAGTTATTTATTGAGTTTTGCGAAGATTTTGAATACACACCTGTAGTATTTACAGCAAATCAAACTGTAAATAATGAAAGAAAAGCAATTTATCATACTAATGTTATGATGTGTTTAGCTGAGACTTTCGCTGTAATTTGTTTGGCTTCTATAGATGACAAGAAAGAAAGAAAAAATGTTGTAAAGCATTTGAAAGAAGATGGAAAAGAAGTTATAGATATAACAGAAGCTCAGGTGAATAATTTTGCAGGAAACATGTTGCAAGTAAGAGGTAAAGATGAAGAAAGGTTTTTAGTAATGAGTCAAGCGGCTTATGATTGCTTAACTAAAGATCAGATAAATAAGATAGAAAAACATTGTAAAATTATATCTAGTTCTTTAGATGTAATTGAAGGCTGTGGAGGTGGAAGTGCCAGATGTATGATGGCAGAAGTCTTTTTACCAAAACAATAA
- a CDS encoding ABC transporter ATP-binding protein has product MIKVNDIHKSFGEAQVLKGISTSFEPGMTNLIIGQSGAGKTVFLKSLLGLYTPEEGTIVYNGQINREMTIDDKREFRKELGMVFQGSALFDSLNVEENVMFPLKMFTKQSLEEMLERVNFVLKRVDLENSNMKFPAELSGGMQKRVAIARAIVMNPKYLFCDEPNSGLDPSTSILIDNLIKEITEEYQITTVINTHDMNSVMEIGDKIVFLKNGIKAWEGSSKEIFKTDNTAVVDFVYSSNLFKKVREAYLNER; this is encoded by the coding sequence ATGATTAAAGTTAACGACATACATAAAAGTTTTGGTGAAGCACAGGTCTTAAAAGGGATTTCGACTTCTTTTGAACCAGGAATGACCAATCTAATAATTGGTCAGAGTGGTGCAGGAAAAACGGTTTTTTTAAAGAGTTTATTAGGGCTTTATACGCCAGAAGAAGGAACAATAGTATACAATGGTCAGATCAACAGAGAAATGACAATTGATGATAAAAGAGAGTTCAGAAAGGAGTTAGGCATGGTTTTTCAAGGAAGTGCTTTGTTTGATTCTTTAAATGTGGAAGAAAATGTAATGTTTCCACTAAAAATGTTCACTAAACAATCTTTAGAAGAGATGTTAGAACGTGTGAACTTTGTTTTGAAAAGAGTTGATCTTGAAAACTCAAATATGAAATTTCCTGCAGAACTTTCTGGAGGGATGCAAAAAAGGGTAGCTATAGCTAGAGCAATAGTTATGAATCCAAAATATTTATTTTGTGATGAACCAAACTCTGGTTTAGATCCAAGTACTTCGATACTTATTGATAACTTGATAAAAGAGATTACAGAAGAGTATCAAATCACAACAGTAATAAATACCCACGATATGAATTCCGTTATGGAAATTGGAGATAAAATTGTCTTTTTAAAAAACGGAATTAAAGCATGGGAGGGAAGTAGCAAAGAAATATTTAAAACAGATAATACTGCCGTTGTAGACTTCGTTTATTCTTCGAACTTATTTAAAAAAGTTAGAGAAGCATATTTAAATGAAAGATAA
- the moeB gene encoding molybdopterin-synthase adenylyltransferase MoeB, translating to MMLTREEQKQYNRHLILEEIGEKGQIKLKQAKVLVIGAGGLGCPVLQYLTAAGIGTIGVIDDDVIDQTNLQRQILYTVEDVGKSKAETAANRLSKLNPFINFQIYKEQLTKHNAIELFKQYDIIVDGSDNFQTRYLSNDAAVITNKPLVYGSIFKFEGQVSVFNYKGSATYRCLYPTPPNPKDVPNCSEIGVLGVLPGIIGSLQANEVLKMIIGLGDVLSDKLLVLDVLSMRQLVLNYSKTERAEVTALDENYEAFCGVTIIEDEITLEDLNQNKTKYNLLDVRENWEREQYHIGGQHIPLGELPSRFSEIDISKPVVVYCKSGIRSTRAIDFLQEQELQGNFINLKNGLS from the coding sequence TTGATGCTAACTAGAGAAGAACAAAAACAATATAATCGTCATCTTATTTTAGAAGAAATAGGAGAGAAGGGACAAATAAAGTTAAAACAGGCTAAAGTTTTAGTAATTGGTGCAGGAGGTTTAGGCTGTCCTGTTTTACAATATTTAACAGCCGCAGGAATAGGAACAATTGGCGTTATCGATGATGATGTTATAGATCAAACCAATTTGCAGCGTCAGATTTTGTATACTGTTGAAGACGTAGGAAAATCAAAAGCAGAAACTGCAGCAAATCGATTATCAAAATTGAACCCTTTTATCAATTTTCAGATATATAAAGAGCAGTTAACTAAACATAATGCGATTGAGTTATTCAAACAATATGATATTATTGTAGATGGAAGTGATAATTTCCAAACTCGATATTTATCCAATGACGCTGCTGTAATCACCAACAAACCTTTAGTTTATGGATCTATCTTTAAATTTGAAGGTCAAGTAAGTGTTTTCAACTATAAAGGAAGTGCAACATACAGATGTTTATATCCGACACCACCAAACCCGAAAGATGTTCCTAATTGTTCTGAGATTGGAGTTTTAGGAGTTTTACCAGGAATTATAGGAAGTTTACAAGCAAATGAAGTGCTTAAAATGATTATTGGTTTAGGTGATGTACTTTCAGATAAATTATTAGTGTTAGATGTGTTGTCGATGCGTCAATTAGTGTTAAACTACAGTAAAACTGAAAGAGCTGAAGTTACTGCTTTAGATGAAAATTATGAAGCATTTTGTGGTGTAACAATTATTGAAGATGAAATAACTCTTGAAGATTTGAATCAGAATAAAACAAAATACAATTTGTTAGATGTTCGTGAAAACTGGGAACGTGAACAATATCATATTGGCGGGCAACATATTCCACTAGGAGAATTACCTAGTCGTTTTTCTGAAATCGATATATCCAAACCAGTAGTTGTGTATTGTAAATCAGGAATCCGTAGTACCAGAGCTATCGATTTTTTACAAGAGCAAGAATTACAAGGAAACTTTATTAATTTGAAGAATGGGTTGAGTTAG
- a CDS encoding MlaE family ABC transporter permease, giving the protein MNYIEHVGKYFMMLGQVFRAPQKFRVFWEALFREIEELGLKSIGIIAFISFFIGGVIALQTALNISDPLIPKMLIGFATKRSVILEFAPTFCSIILAGKVGSYITSSIGTMRVTEQIDALEIMGVNSLNYLILPKLLATIFFYPFLVILGMFLAIFGGWVAGTATNMFYEADYIAGIQYDFDPYLIIYALIKTIVFAFIIATVPSYHGYYVKGGSLEVGKASTQSVVWTIVVIVVCNYFLTQMLLT; this is encoded by the coding sequence ATGAATTATATCGAGCATGTAGGGAAGTATTTTATGATGCTTGGTCAAGTTTTTAGAGCACCACAAAAGTTCCGAGTTTTTTGGGAAGCTTTATTTAGAGAGATAGAAGAATTAGGATTAAAATCCATTGGTATAATTGCATTTATTTCTTTCTTTATTGGTGGAGTAATCGCTTTACAAACAGCCTTAAATATTAGTGATCCCTTAATACCAAAAATGCTTATTGGTTTTGCAACAAAAAGATCAGTAATATTAGAATTTGCGCCAACATTTTGTTCTATAATTTTAGCAGGAAAAGTTGGATCGTACATAACTTCAAGTATTGGAACTATGCGAGTAACAGAGCAAATAGATGCCTTAGAAATTATGGGAGTTAATTCATTAAACTATTTAATTCTTCCTAAACTATTAGCTACTATTTTCTTTTATCCTTTTTTAGTGATTTTAGGTATGTTTTTAGCAATCTTTGGAGGTTGGGTAGCAGGAACAGCTACGAATATGTTTTATGAGGCAGATTACATAGCAGGAATTCAATATGATTTTGACCCGTATCTAATTATTTATGCGTTAATAAAAACAATTGTATTTGCTTTTATTATTGCAACAGTTCCTTCTTATCACGGATATTATGTAAAAGGTGGTTCTTTAGAAGTAGGGAAAGCCAGCACACAATCTGTAGTTTGGACTATCGTAGTAATAGTTGTTTGTAACTATTTCTTAACTCAAATGTTACTTACTTAA